A genomic window from Bradyrhizobium lupini includes:
- a CDS encoding CaiB/BaiF CoA-transferase family protein, which yields MSALPLSGIKILDLTRVLAGPLSAQMLGDLGAEVIKIERPGTGDDARAFGPPYLTDPEGKANNNNSFYLCANRNKKSVTVNIAKPEGQAIIRELAKDVDVFMENYKVGDLKRYGLDYETIKAINPGIIYCSVTGFGQTGPYAPRAGYDAILQAMGGLMSVTGHIDGEPGEGPMKVGPSIVDYMTGMNTSIGILSALYHRDANDGVGQHIDVCLFDTVIASLSHWLQIYLVNGKTPPRRGTWGNGGMPAGVFRCTDGELMLVVGNDGQFQRTCAVLGAPELASDKRFVRNNDRVVHGKEIMAIFAGLFLKQPVAYWLDRLEEAGVPSGPINNFEQVFSDPHVRSRGMRVKVDHPFQPDLSLIRNALTLSETPIKDYRAPPLLGEHTQEVLAGKLGYDAGKIETLKQQGII from the coding sequence ATGTCGGCCCTGCCGCTCTCAGGCATCAAGATCCTTGACCTCACCCGCGTGCTTGCCGGGCCCCTGTCGGCCCAGATGCTGGGCGATTTGGGCGCGGAGGTTATCAAGATCGAGCGGCCGGGCACCGGTGACGACGCGCGCGCCTTCGGCCCGCCTTACCTGACTGACCCCGAGGGCAAGGCCAACAACAACAATTCATTCTACCTCTGCGCCAACCGCAACAAGAAGTCGGTCACGGTCAACATCGCCAAGCCCGAGGGGCAGGCGATTATCCGCGAGCTCGCCAAGGATGTCGACGTCTTCATGGAGAACTACAAGGTCGGCGATCTCAAGCGCTACGGCCTCGACTACGAGACCATCAAGGCGATCAATCCCGGCATTATCTACTGCTCGGTGACCGGCTTCGGCCAGACCGGCCCCTATGCGCCGCGCGCCGGCTACGACGCCATCCTGCAGGCGATGGGCGGCCTGATGAGCGTCACCGGCCATATCGACGGCGAGCCCGGCGAGGGCCCGATGAAGGTCGGCCCGTCGATCGTCGACTACATGACCGGCATGAACACCTCGATCGGGATTCTCTCGGCGCTCTATCATCGCGACGCCAATGATGGCGTGGGGCAGCATATCGACGTCTGCCTGTTCGACACCGTCATCGCGTCGTTGTCGCACTGGCTGCAGATCTATCTCGTCAACGGCAAGACGCCGCCGCGCCGCGGCACCTGGGGCAATGGCGGCATGCCGGCCGGCGTGTTCCGCTGCACCGACGGCGAGCTGATGCTGGTGGTCGGCAATGACGGCCAGTTCCAGCGCACCTGCGCCGTGCTCGGCGCGCCCGAACTCGCGAGCGACAAGCGTTTCGTCAGGAACAACGACCGCGTCGTGCACGGCAAGGAGATCATGGCGATCTTCGCCGGCCTGTTCCTGAAGCAGCCGGTGGCCTATTGGCTGGACAGATTGGAGGAGGCCGGCGTGCCCTCCGGCCCGATCAACAATTTCGAGCAGGTGTTTTCCGATCCGCACGTCCGGTCGCGCGGCATGCGGGTGAAGGTCGATCATCCCTTCCAGCCCGATCTCTCGCTGATCCGCAACGCGCTGACGCTCTCGGAAACCCCGATCAAGGATTACCGCGCCCCGCCGCTGCTCGGTGAGCACACCCAGGAGGTGCTCGCCGGCAAGCTCGGCTACGATGCCGGCAAGATCGAGACGCTGAAGCAGCAGGGGATTATCTAG
- a CDS encoding TetR/AcrR family transcriptional regulator has protein sequence MASDHTRTAILAAAERLYADRGFGDVTLRDIVAEANVNLAAVNYHFGSKDELIAELFVTRSIATNRERLRELKAAEEQGGGRAPIEVILHALVGPTLRGCLGPENQRSSAARFMIRASIKSVPPIRRIKNREIDHLRKFAGAMRRSLPDRSDVDIYWGLNFALAMAHHTIRESERLTKLSEGKCDLDDVEDVVARVVSVATMALTAGRTEAKAPSKVAAR, from the coding sequence ATGGCCAGCGATCATACCCGGACTGCCATTCTCGCCGCCGCCGAACGGCTCTATGCCGATCGCGGGTTCGGCGACGTGACGTTGCGCGACATCGTCGCTGAGGCCAATGTCAACCTCGCGGCGGTGAACTATCATTTCGGCTCAAAGGACGAGTTGATCGCGGAGCTGTTCGTGACACGCTCGATCGCCACCAATCGCGAGCGTCTGCGCGAATTGAAGGCGGCGGAAGAACAAGGCGGCGGCCGCGCGCCGATCGAGGTAATCCTGCATGCCTTGGTCGGCCCGACGCTGCGCGGCTGCCTCGGTCCCGAGAACCAGCGCTCGAGCGCGGCGCGCTTCATGATCCGCGCTTCGATCAAATCCGTGCCGCCGATCCGCCGCATCAAGAATCGCGAGATCGACCATTTGCGCAAATTCGCCGGCGCGATGCGAAGGTCCCTGCCCGACCGCAGCGACGTCGATATTTACTGGGGCCTGAACTTCGCGCTCGCCATGGCGCACCACACCATCCGCGAGAGCGAGCGGCTGACGAAACTGTCGGAAGGCAAATGCGACCTCGACGATGTCGAGGACGTGGTCGCGCGCGTCGTCAGCGTGGCGACGATGGCGCTGACGGCGGGACGGACGGAGGCGAAGGCGCCGTCAAAAGTGGCGGCGCGCTAA
- a CDS encoding acyl-CoA dehydrogenase family protein → MDFDLSPKQKEWLDRVQSFMAKHVRPAVPVYDEQDRSGERWKVIPVLEDLKKKAKAEGLWNMFMPPNEHEDDEFRGAGLTNLEYALLSEQMGHISWASEVFNCSAPDTGNMEVFMRYGSKEQKRKWLRPLMDGEIRSAFLMTEPAVASSDATNIETSIVRDGDHYVINGRKWWSSGVGDPRCKIAILMGKTDFKAAKHQQQSQILVPLDTPGIKVEKMLPVFGFDDAPHGHAQVLLENVRVPKENILLGEGRGFEIAQGRLGPGRIHHCMRTIGKAEEALEKMVKRLTSRTAFGKRIVEHSVWEQRIGEARTNIEMTRLLCLKAADMMDKVGNKTAQAEIAMIKVAAPNMALKIIDEAIQAFGGAGVSDEAGLAKDYAHIRTLRLADGPDEVHNRAIARLEVRKYANSSSH, encoded by the coding sequence ATGGATTTCGATCTGTCGCCGAAGCAGAAGGAATGGCTCGACCGCGTGCAGTCCTTCATGGCCAAGCACGTGCGCCCGGCGGTGCCGGTCTATGATGAGCAGGATCGCAGTGGCGAACGCTGGAAGGTGATCCCGGTGCTCGAGGATCTCAAGAAGAAGGCGAAAGCCGAAGGCCTCTGGAACATGTTCATGCCGCCCAACGAGCATGAGGACGACGAATTCCGCGGCGCGGGACTGACCAATCTCGAATACGCGCTGCTCTCCGAGCAGATGGGCCACATCTCCTGGGCTTCGGAAGTCTTCAATTGTTCCGCGCCCGACACCGGCAACATGGAAGTATTCATGCGCTACGGCTCCAAGGAGCAGAAGCGCAAATGGCTGCGTCCGCTGATGGACGGCGAAATCCGCTCCGCCTTCCTGATGACGGAGCCGGCCGTGGCCTCGTCTGACGCCACCAACATCGAGACCAGCATTGTGCGCGACGGCGACCACTACGTCATCAACGGCCGCAAATGGTGGTCGTCCGGCGTCGGCGATCCCCGCTGCAAGATCGCGATCCTGATGGGCAAGACCGACTTCAAGGCGGCCAAGCACCAGCAGCAGTCGCAGATCCTGGTTCCGCTCGACACTCCCGGCATCAAGGTCGAGAAGATGCTGCCCGTGTTCGGCTTCGACGACGCGCCGCACGGCCACGCCCAGGTGCTGCTCGAGAACGTGCGGGTGCCGAAGGAGAACATCCTGCTCGGCGAAGGCCGCGGCTTCGAGATCGCGCAGGGCCGCCTCGGTCCCGGCCGTATCCATCACTGCATGCGCACCATCGGCAAGGCCGAGGAGGCGCTGGAGAAAATGGTGAAGCGGCTTACCTCGCGCACTGCCTTCGGCAAGCGGATCGTCGAGCATTCGGTGTGGGAGCAGCGCATCGGCGAGGCCCGCACCAACATCGAGATGACGCGGCTGTTGTGCCTCAAGGCCGCCGACATGATGGACAAGGTCGGCAACAAGACCGCGCAGGCCGAGATCGCCATGATCAAGGTCGCAGCCCCCAACATGGCGCTGAAGATCATCGACGAGGCGATCCAGGCCTTCGGCGGTGCAGGCGTCTCGGACGAAGCCGGCCTCGCCAAGGATTACGCCCACATCCGCACGCTCCGTCTCGCCGACGGCCCGGACGAGGTGCACAATCGCGCCATTGCCAGGCTCGAGGTTCGGAAGTATGCAAACTCTTCCAGTCATTAA
- a CDS encoding RidA family protein produces the protein MKREALRVEPISTFLDRRQAPVSPVTRAGNMIFVAGLPPFDPETGEIADVPIERQSELIMEQMKLCLETAGASLDNVMKCNVYCTSTKHFAAFNNVYARYFPHDPPARIFVCTPEWFGPFDVEIDCIAMM, from the coding sequence ATGAAACGCGAAGCGCTCCGCGTCGAACCGATCTCGACTTTCCTCGATCGTCGGCAGGCGCCGGTCTCGCCGGTCACGCGCGCCGGCAACATGATCTTCGTCGCCGGCCTGCCGCCATTCGACCCCGAGACGGGCGAGATCGCGGACGTGCCGATCGAACGGCAGAGCGAGCTGATCATGGAGCAGATGAAGCTGTGCCTTGAGACGGCGGGCGCGAGCCTCGACAACGTCATGAAGTGCAACGTCTACTGCACCTCGACCAAGCACTTCGCCGCGTTCAACAACGTCTATGCGCGCTATTTCCCGCACGATCCGCCGGCGCGGATCTTCGTCTGTACGCCGGAATGGTTCGGCCCCTTCGACGTCGAGATCGACTGCATCGCGATGATGTGA
- a CDS encoding MFS transporter produces the protein MRLLKSDSRLIGVLLVLAVSQLVGWGTIGLPAIVGRDLAADLGMSLPAVFAGTSVLYVSMGLCAPWLARSFARHGARKVMISGTVLTVPGFIMLSLAREPMLYFAAWIVLGIAGSATLSTGAYIMLNEVAGRQAKNAIGALMLVTGLSSSIFWPTTSFLSGLLGWRGTCLVYAAMMVVINLPLYAFFAPRRKIVGDRGGEPVKSSPPPTIPRSTFSLVVAAITLNAFVNFGIGAIMIELLRAEGLPPAQALAFGSMLGVIQVSARGLDFLGGGRWDGITTGLVAGTALPIAMLLLMTSEGATWAVAAFILLYGAGSGAMAVARATIPLVFYDQTEFAKAMSMIALPLNLASAVSPPLLVGLLTQFGSRGALGLTFVCSCATVLILVLLGRRRPQVAAAAAT, from the coding sequence ATGCGGCTTCTGAAATCTGACAGCAGGCTCATCGGGGTCCTGCTGGTGCTCGCGGTCTCCCAGCTTGTCGGGTGGGGTACGATAGGTCTTCCCGCCATCGTCGGACGCGATCTCGCGGCCGATCTCGGCATGAGCCTGCCGGCGGTGTTCGCCGGGACGTCCGTCCTCTATGTGTCGATGGGGCTATGCGCGCCCTGGCTCGCCAGGTCGTTTGCGCGGCACGGCGCACGAAAGGTCATGATCTCAGGCACGGTCCTCACCGTGCCGGGCTTCATCATGCTGTCTCTCGCGCGCGAGCCGATGCTGTATTTCGCGGCCTGGATCGTCCTTGGAATCGCCGGCAGCGCCACGCTTTCGACCGGCGCCTATATCATGCTGAACGAGGTCGCCGGGCGGCAGGCCAAGAATGCCATCGGCGCGCTGATGCTGGTGACGGGCCTGTCGAGCAGCATCTTCTGGCCGACGACGTCGTTCCTCAGCGGTTTGCTCGGCTGGCGCGGGACGTGCCTCGTCTATGCAGCCATGATGGTCGTCATCAACCTTCCGCTCTATGCATTCTTTGCACCGCGCCGGAAAATCGTCGGTGATCGTGGCGGCGAGCCGGTGAAATCTTCGCCGCCGCCTACGATTCCCAGGAGCACCTTCAGCCTCGTCGTTGCCGCGATCACGCTGAATGCCTTCGTCAATTTTGGCATCGGCGCCATCATGATCGAGTTGCTCCGGGCGGAGGGGCTTCCCCCGGCGCAGGCGCTTGCGTTTGGCTCGATGCTGGGCGTGATCCAGGTCAGCGCCCGCGGACTCGATTTTCTCGGCGGAGGGCGGTGGGATGGAATCACGACCGGGCTCGTCGCCGGCACGGCGCTGCCGATCGCCATGCTGCTGCTGATGACGAGCGAGGGCGCGACCTGGGCGGTTGCGGCCTTCATCCTGCTCTACGGCGCCGGCAGCGGCGCGATGGCGGTGGCGCGGGCAACGATCCCGCTCGTGTTCTACGATCAGACCGAGTTCGCCAAGGCGATGTCGATGATCGCGCTGCCGCTCAATCTCGCCTCCGCGGTCTCGCCGCCGCTCCTTGTCGGCCTGCTCACCCAGTTCGGCAGCCGCGGCGCGCTCGGTCTCACCTTCGTCTGCTCCTGCGCCACGGTGCTGATCCTGGTCCTGCTCGGCCGCCGCCGGCCGCAGGTGGCTGCAGCGGCTGCAACCTGA